In one Accipiter gentilis chromosome 4, bAccGen1.1, whole genome shotgun sequence genomic region, the following are encoded:
- the SNX10 gene encoding sorting nexin-10 → MTPKHEKQEFVTVLVRDPRTQKEDSWHSYIDYEIFIHTNSMCFTRKTSCVRRRFREFVWLRQRLQSNAVLIQLPELPSKTPFFNMNNPHHVDHRRQGLQEFLEKILQDALLLSDSRLHLFLQTQLSPEDMEACVSGQTKYSVADAIHKFASLNRRFPIEDEEKKKGKNDVDSDSESSSSGLRPSDDSISCGCKASPASEES, encoded by the exons GAATTTGTAACTGTCTTGGTGCGAGACCCCAGGACACAAAAAGAAGACTCGTGGCATTCTTACATAGACTATGAGATATTTATTCAC ACAAACAGTATGTGCTTCACAAGGAAAACATCCTGTGTTAGACGACGCTTTCGAGAGTTCGTTTGGCTTCGGCAGAGACTTCAGAGCAATGCAGTGCTTAT ACAGCTACCTGAACTGCCATCTAAAACTCCCTTTTTCAATATGAACAATCCTCATCACGTGGACCATCGCCGGCAGGGTCTGCAAGAATTCCTGGAAAA gATCCTACAAGACGCATTATTGCTTTCAGACAGTAGGCTTCACCTCTTCTTACAGACTCAGCTAAGCCCAGAAGATATGGAGGCTTGTGTATCTGGACAGACCAAATACTCTGTTGCTGATGCGATTCATAAGTTTGCCTCTTTGAACAGACGTTTTCCTAtagaagatgaagagaaaaaaaaaggaaaaaacgaTGTGGACTCTGATTCAGAGAG TTCATCCTCCGGGCTCAGACCTAGTGATGACAGCATTTCATGTGGATGTAAAGCAAGCCCAGCTTCTGAAGAATCATGA